ctaactttttttctttttctttggctCCTAGGAAGAAAAGGCATAATGGCAGACCCCCAGAATGGCACCCACACAGCGCAGGATAACACTGATGCCGGGCCATTTGTATCCAGCCACCAGTAAGTGTTGTCCTTCTCTGTATGCACAGCACTCGATGAGCCCAGGGTATATAGCAGAAGAAGCCGCAGTGACTTTGCTTGGTGATTCCTGAGTTGCAGTCCTATAAcaaagctgctgctgctgttagTTGTTTTTCCCACGGTGATTGGGACACATCTGAAGCCCTGGTCCCAGTGGTATTACATACATTATGTATTCGATGTCAACAGTAACAGATGCAATTTCTAGGTAAAAGATCTTTTGTGGCTGTCATAAACATGGAATCATAAGCAAAAAAATTTAATGGGATGTACAGGTTGTAGCAAGGAACCACTGCAGCTGATATGTAGACGCATCAGTCGCATGACTTATCACCAATGTGGTTATAAATGGAGCTTGCCAATATTTGGGtagcacttaaagaggacctgtcacctaaattttcggcactaggagctacttaccaaagtaagcagcacctggtgcttgatcaaacgccgcagtgttagtcatagcgttaccggaaacctccagtaacgctatctaacactgcggcagggtacaatgtaatcatcggactgcttgcaaagctgtccgatgtattcatgagggggcggtccgaggcgctgcctcttccccggaccgccccgctcgctgcataggccggcagtgactgccgcgcgctagacGGCAGTCACCGTCCCAACCCCACCCCCTCACGAATACgtcagacagctttgcgagctgtctgaCAATTACATTGTATCCAGCGTTTGTTCAgagctttagtaagcagctcctagtgccgataaattgggtgacaggtcctctttaaatagtcTGAACTACTGTGTATATTGGCCCAATGGATGACTTTGGTATTATTTGCGTCTATGTGACATAAATTGTATAATCTTATGTAAActttttttctcttgttttctCCTTTTTTCTGTTTCTCTTTCTCAGTGTAAATGTGAAAGGTGGTATGATAAAAGACCAGCCATCAAAATTTGCTCATCACTTTTCCTATAAGATGGACTATCCAGAAATGGGATTGTGTATTATTTTTAACAACAAAAACTTTCACCCATCTACAAGTAAGCTGGATAAATGCTTTGGAAGTGTTTAAAAAGAatagaatataataaaaaaatagaatatgTGCCCTTTACAGGAAACCataatttcagattttttttgctattgtattggaggggggggggggttgttgcaaACATTGTTTTAAAATGCTTCATTAAGAGATTCTGCTTAGTATATAAAGAAACGGGCTGAAATgagccccttagttacaatgttacttctaggTTGCTGTGGCAATTCTGTTTACCAGATTGAAGACAGTTTACTCTTTCTCCTTTCCTGTTTGATGGGGTCATGAAGTAAGTccatattcacacgaatgtatgataATGGTCGAATATATGGGTAGCATACggacccattcatttcaatgggcaaaatGGCCATACATTTAAATGCTGTTTTGCCCACCATACCACATGTAAGCTGtataaaatatagagcatgtcctattttctcatgtatttctgtTCCGtttgccccatagaagtctatggaaaagtatgctgctgtatatacctgCAGTATCCAGGACCAGTGGGTGGTGCATTCGGTCacacagccaatagtcagccatccatccatCATTTGTCAGCACACCATATATTTTACAGATATGGTACGGATACGGTGACATACGTCCACATACGGATGAAAATCGTCACTTATATACGGATTCATACAGCATGGAAATACTGGACTGAAATCATACTTTTGTGAGAATGCAGCTTAAGAGTTATCCttgtggagactttgccaattaaggccaccttgcagacATGTGGTGACTTATAGCcatctccactgggggattctgggaaatatgcaaatagatttttCAGGATAGGAAAAGGAAAACGATGCCTCTGTTTGCTACCTTTCAAGgggactgcctttcaaggtagccaAATGAAGcaatgttttccttttcccatcctgcaAAACATTTGCGTATTCCaaaaattccctagtggagcatcaatggctataagtctccacatgccttcatgtggtcttaattggcaaagtctcggAAAGGTGGGGAACTACCTCCGCACCCTAGCCAATAGCCTCCCACTCAGCCAAACTAGTTtcatacactgtactgaagagatgggCAGAAGAGAAAGCAGGCCCTTGGAAGTTGCAGGCGTGACTGAGCTATAAGAAAATGACTGCATAGATGGGTATAACAATATTGGgttagttgtactgctgtatacatAGAGTTTTTTGTAGATATGTTTAGTTACTGTTAGTTTAATTGACAGGGTCTCGTTTAATATTCTTTCTATAAATGAAGTATACATTGTACTGAACAAGGAGCTGGCTGCTAAGAGTGGACTTTGCACCTTAGTTGTGGGGCGGGATTCCTTGCAtcttagttacatttttataCAAGGTGCCCCTGCAGCACTGAGCTGTAATTATACATTGATGGCCACTAAGGTGTATTTCATTTGTAGTGAGAATGGCGGGTAATATTCCGTCATGTCATGAGTTCTCACACTGCTCCCATTCTGACAGTTCCAcctcatacaacccctttaaccttgctTGTTTCAattattcttttttgttttttaggaaTGGGAATGAGGAACGGCACTGATCTGGATGCCAGCCGACTCTATAACACCTTCAAATCTTTAGGATACAAGGTCGATGTATACAATGATCAAAAATGTGCTGATATCTATGGACGTCTTAAGAAAGGCAAGTCGTGGACACTATTTagattttgtttagttttttgtaCAGTTTTTATCCAGTTAGTAAGTATTTTGTTAATAGTGATCTAGTATTTATTTCCAGGGAAGGGAAATGTAGACAAGCATATCCTTCAGCGTTGTATCAGATGAGGAGGGTGCCTGCACTTTGGTGATAGTCCAAATTTAATCAAATCCTTAAAACTGCATACAGAATGCCATTGAGCAGGCAAGCTCACATGCAGCGGCTCTgtttctgtacattactcccagaGACAGTCAGCTTACAGCTGTGAGCCAACTGCCGGACATTGCTGGTGAAGGCCCCCTTAaaagtaaagtggtgggggccccgggacaCTTGCTTCCTTTGTTATAAAAGTAtcaaaaaaaatgtctaaaacccttgataaatgtggagaAAAGTAGGAAATATGTTTGCACCAAATTATGATCTTTTACATAAATTTGCCCTATTTTGTGGCCATTATATTTTGTCTTAAATTTTGAATGCGTTTGGATAATTTAAATATTTAACCCGCAGTATCTGAGGATGACCACAGCAATAGAAGTTCATTTGTGTGTGCACTCCTGAGCCATGGAGAGGATGGGAAGCTGTATGGAGTGGATGACTGTTTGCCTATTAAGAACCTGACAAGTCTTTTCCGTGGCGACCGCTGCAAGACCTTAGTGGGAAAACCAAAATTATTCTTTATCCAGGTAACTATCCTCGCTAAACAAAGGGGCATTTGATACCCCACAATTGGGATTTTGCACAATTGCTCATATTTTCTTTCCAAAACAGGCTTGCAGAGGCACAGACCTTGATCCAGGAGTTGAAACAGACAGCGGTGGTGAATCCTCTGAAGAAACATATAGAATCCCGGTTGAAGCGGACTTCCTCTATGCTTATTCTACTGTCCCAGGTATCTAGCATTTACGTTACATTTTCCTTGCAGTTACTTTGGCAGTATAAACATACCTTTTAGATGCAAAAAGTCAAAGGAATAAAACTTCCAAAAGCTGCATGATTTTGGAATATTTCCCCAGAAACTAAGAGAGGGGTGGTCACTTTGCTGCACAGTTTCTGCTCCTAAATGCTAGTGTCAACCAACATGCTTATCAGGCTTGTGGTACTCTGCACAATTTATAAAATGCAATAATTATCTCCTTTTCACTGGAGGGCACATAATTATGCCCAGAATTAAAGCCAATCTGTACAGCGGTGATCCCGGATATAGAGGAGGGAATAGGGTTGTGGTTGAGGAGCTATAAATGTTCCTGTCTGTGTCCTATACAAGCAGCAGATTTAGACAACATGCCCACTAGTTTGTGCTGTTCTGGTGGTGGAAACAGCAGATCTGCTGTCCGTTGTTTGCTATACATCTGTCAGCGGCAAAAAAGGGCTTTACGAGCCGCAAACGTGGGCAGGACTAGAGCCGAGTTTTCCCTCAAAGTCGGTCAAATATGAAGCTTCTGACCTAATGAATCATGTTAAGTGGTTGCAGGTGTaggtcacttcagaagcctctatcttgtgttctatagtacctaaagACATGCTTTTTGCATCATActaaaaataagaatctcatcttttagatcccatcctatggttctgtgagctacagaactggacatacagataGTTAAAAATatgtgggaactggatctttatctccaactatgtatctttgtttctgtagctcacaaagccataagcgcgatgagatctgaaagatgagaggtTTTATCTTTTAATGTGACACACAATCATGTTTCTTGGTGCTATAAAACAGATGATAGTGATGCCGAAGTGACACCACTCCTGTAAccaataaacttgactcatctcctcTGAAAATGAATATTTTGAATAATATGTGTGcatcttttaaatgttttttgttgttttttttattccttcCTAGGCTATTACTCATGGAGAAATACAGTGAATGGCTCCTGGTTTATTCAGTCACTATGTGAGATGCTAAAATTACACGGCAGAAGCCTTGAACTTGTGCAGATCCTCACATGTGTAAATCATATGGTGGCGCTGGAATTTGAATCTGGCTCCAATCACATAGAATTTCATGCAAAGAAGCAGATCCCCTGTGTGGTGTCCATGCTCACAAAGTCACTGCGCTTTCCATAAGGCAGGAGGCATCTGCTATGATCGGCATGTTGTAACCCCAGAACCTCCCTTCATTCCATACAGACGAGCAGGAGTGTTACACGCCAACTGGTGGACACTAGCGGGGATCATGCAGCAGGACCCCATGGCTCCTGTGTAGaagatttatgttttatttaaaagGGAATAGAAAAACCAGTGAAAAGGATTCTGTACGTTGTGATGTATGATGCGTTTTGTTACTCGTGCATGCGTTGTGGTGCTTATTCACTTCTATACAAATGAAAtggaactgtttttttttttattttttattgtgaaATGGATTTTCTACAGCAAATGTCAATTTTTACTATCATCAGGAAATACAAGCTATTTGTAGCATTACACAGACTTGAATCACTAGGCTGTAAAGGAGCCTATATCCAGCTTCTGGCTATATATGCATTTCAGTTATAGATGGATAACCATAGCACAAGCACATGCTATGCTCATTGTGTATAGAGCAGAAATATACCAGAAACCTGCACAATCATTTCTATGAATGTATAGTGATTTCCTTATTGTCATGTATAAGGGCTCAGTACTCCAGCATCTACTCTGTATATACTTGACTTATGAATGATATCAACTTTCCTTAATGATTCTTAATACAAATCCATGTCCTGGATTTCTACCATAAACACATAGGGGATTtctgctctttccacagatttaggacacttaaaaatgaataaatgcaTGCTCAAAGGTAACTAAATAGCCCAATACTTGTGTGTTATAGTATAAAAGTGCAAAAATAGGATTTCTATGGGTGTTAAGGCAGCGTTTGTCCATGGTTTACCCATCCTTTCCATAGGGGCTTTATGATGACAATCTGCAGGCTGCATAGGCAAAGTTGCCAACTTACTTCTACATGATCATTACTGTGCAATAGACTCTTGGTTAAATCTTATACTTGATTATAACTTTGGACAGTTCACGCACTGAAATGTAAATAGACTGTATGTTCTTTGATGCAAATTTACCAGCCATAcaggattaataaaaaaaaaaaatttcatgttACATGTACATTTCACTCTCTTACTGTGATGACGCTTGTGTGATCTGTTTGTGAATAAATACTCTACTTGACGTGTCCTGTCCTGGTGTCTTTTATCTGCCGCTATGAAACTGGATCAAAGGATGCATTTACTCCACTTGTCCTCATCTTTGTTTTTTCAAATTCATTATGAAAGCATTATTAACCCCTCATGTCTGCACCTGTTaccaccttaaagagaacccgtcatgcaaaataaccccctaatctaactatattttcataaactgtcattagagagcattgtctctatcccttcattgtccctctacatgcctgtaaacttaagcaatgaggtcctaaagctgtatgcaaatgacctgtgaaatgtccaatgagttattagcatattcaagctgtccagccacacccccagtgcttgactgacagctgctccatgtaatcagagccgattctagcatatttgctgcctgaggcgaatattaaaatgctgccctccccctgccgctccctgttaagtaaatgctgaaaactttactaacaagtaacatccccacaggcagctccctgacactgtgtgactgactacaggttctgggggcctgtggcagatgcggccctgcatgtaatggctgctccatgtgcttgctggtggccacgcctcctgcagcctgtgtgtgtgtgtgtgtgtgtgtgcgtgtatgtgtatgtgaaagatacaacagctccaggatgcagccatgttatagcagtacatgtcaggtacttgtgtatctgatgtctgtctctgtgtattaggagcatgcagcatgtcagcagatgcagcacacacaccagcaatgctttactatacattacacacagacatgaggagggggaacaggggtgacatcactgcctccgaccatgtgatcagcctcatttacataataaagaaaagatgactgtatgattaatgtatgaaataactatataaaggctgggatgggatccttgagagctgctccaacaggtagaggtgacaggacaagtgacacagacctgatgacaggtgtcctttaatgaccAGGCCATTTCTCATGGAATTTTTTCATCAATGTCTTCTAcacactgtatttttttttcctgtcctgTATGTACAGAGTCTTGTTTTTTGAAGAATGTATTTTGTAATAGGCCGATTTTGTGTTTTAATATGTCCGACTCAAGACCTTGCAGTGTGAGTGCatacaagtgcaatgcatttttcattgaTCAGTTGCCATAGAAAAAATAACAATGTCCCAAATGTGTTTTGAGCTTTAACATTAGTAATAATTattaacaatgcaaaacatgtaaCTTTTTACAAACCTAATATGTGTTTGCAATGTCTTAAAGACACCGATGCAAATGATTTTTCTGATCGTACAAACTTGCCAAATTTTGTCAAGTCTGTACTTAAGGCAGTCTAAaaaggcttaaagaggacctgtcactgcgcccctaaaaataacaATGTTTCAAATGTGTTTTGAGCTTTAACATTAGTAATAATTGATAACAATACAAATCAATACAAAACTAATGTGTTTACAATGTCTTTAAAACACTGATGCAAATGATACAGTGGATACAGAGGAGTgcggcccccctcatgaatatacccGACCGCAAGCACGAAGTTACGTGGatacgacctcttatttggtaagaggtcagttTTTCTTTCCctaaatacattagaataaaattAGCATAGATAGAAAGGATTATGAAatagagaggattatggggggggaGCACTTTTGGGGGCCTTTTTggggctgacaggtcctctttaaaagaatAACAGATcttaaacaacccctttaaccatagtATGCATGGAGAATGAAGCCTACTGTATGTCTAACTACAGAGAGTGCTGTACAGGTCATTGGCCTCTAGATGTCAGTATTGACTTCTTTTTCCATTCCTAGTTTCCAGGATAAGTCCAAGCAACACAACTTTTCTATTATATGTTACCTTACGGTTGAGAGGTTctgttaaaatgtttaaaataaatcTGTGATCGAGTCCATCATGTGCGCTGGTCTCTTCTATCAGATCCATCATGTGTGCTGGTCTCTTCTATCAGATCCATCATGTGTGCTGGTCTCTTCTATCAGATCCATCATGTGTGCTGGTCTCTTCTATcagatctgcaacaccctcgccgatgcaatggcgaggtagtgcttgcgaatacgtcccacctgtaggtaacaccacattacactacatggtccttataggatcaaggggaaattgcagtggttaatcctgcctggcaaggcagatgttaatttgagatgtaattatgtcaaccaatgtctgtgttacatcctgtctctgtgcactgagaggtaattggaggagcagccaccacctgaccaagggaaggtaataaaacctctggccaggaatgttctagagaagtctctccccagagagagaagagagcagtctctcccagaagggagaatagaccggtcctagtcaggccctctgggtctgcaggacgcaagcagagagtagttagctgagcagcagctcagagactctagcacaccagaccagtgcaggaagagcctagcccctgcctgaagtggaagattagactagagctagtgtagtgaggaaaggggtatcatcctaccttcaagggtgatacctgaagagatccaggaccgagctgaagcctcctctaaggacacagctgcctcccagcctgctcttacatccaggctggtgaaatacatcctgtggctccctccaaatacctctccagtactccacctgttaaagacacgttttctgcagttcctgccggttgcaataaacgaactgtaagttgttttcttcaacttctgtctccgtctggtccctgctactacaactaccctcatcaccggcaccctgtccatcacccagagactcacactcgggacattaaggggttgccccagggagatccgctatagcagcctctccctcatcttttcttgccaacaccaccctgctggagcctgccaggctgtaggacagccctccggttccccccctaccaagcaccgtgacaatagcgtgcttaggccgcaaccgccagccactccggtaccgcgggccccggctgtccccggcctcacctcaagggctaggccccggtgggggatgttgcagatccatcatgtgtgctggtctcttctatcagatccatcatgtgtgctggtctcttctatcagatccatcgtgtgtgctggtctcttctatcagatccatcatgtgtgctggtctcttctatcagatccatcatgtgtgctgatctcttctatcagatccatcatgtgtgctgatctcttctatcagatccatcatgtgtgctggtctcttctatcagatccatcatgtgtgctgatctcttctatcagatccatcatgtgtgctggtctcttctatcagatccatcatgtgtgctggtctcttctatcagatccatcgtgtgtgctggtctcttctatcagatccatcatgtgtgctggtctcttctatcagatccatcatgtgtgctggtctcttctatcagatccatcatgtgtgctggtctcttctatcagatctgcaacaccctcgccgatgcaatggcgaggtagtgcttgcgaatacgtcccacctgtaggtaacaccacattacactacatggtccttataggatcaaggggaaattgcagtggttaatcctgcctggcaaggcagatgttaatttgagatgtaattatgtcaaccaatgtctgtgttacatcctgtctctgtgcactgagaggtaattggaggagcagccaccacctgaccaagggaaggtaataaaacctctggccaggaatgttctagagaagtctctccccagagagagaagagagcagtctctcccagaagggagaatagaccggtcctagtcaggccctctgggtctgcaggacgcaagcagagagtagttagctgagcagcagctcagagactctagcacaccagaccagtgcaggaagagcctagcccctgcctgaagtggaagattagactagagctagtgtagtgaggaaaggggtatcatcctaccttcaagggtgatacctgaagagatccaggaccgagctgaagcctcctctaaggacacagctgcctcccagcctgctcttacatccaggctggtgaaatacatcctgtggctccctccaaatacctctccagtactccacctgttaaagacacgttttctgcagttcctgccggttgcaataaacgaactgtaagttgttttcttcaacttctgtctccgtctggtccctgctactacaactaccctcatcaccggcaccctgtccatcacccagagactcacactcgggacattaaggggttgccccagggagatccgctatagcagcctctccctcatcttttcttgccaacaccaccctgctggagcctgccaggctgtaggacagccctccggttccccccctaccaagcaccgtgacaatagcgtgcttaggccgcaaccgccagccactccggtaccgcgggccccggctgtccccggcctcacctcaagggctaggccccggtgggggatgttgcagatccaTCATGTGTGCTGGTCTCTTCTATCAGATCCATCATGTGTGCTGGTCTCTTCTATCAGATCCATCGTGTGTGCTGGTCTCTTCTATCAGATCCATCATGTGTGCTGGTCTCTTCTATCAGATCCATCATGTGTGCTGATCTCTTCTATCAGATCCATCATGTGTGCTGATCTCTTCTATCAGATCCATCATGTGTGCTGGTCTCTTCTATCAGATCCATCATGTGTGCTGATCTCTTCTATCAGATCCATCATGTGTGCTGGTCTCTTCTATCAGATCCATCATGTGTGCTGGTCTCTTCTATCAGATCCATCATGTGTGCTGATCTCTTCTATCAGATCCATCGTGTGTGCTGGTCTCTTCTATCAGATCCATCATGTGTGCTGGTCTCTTTTATCAGATCCATCGTATGTGCTGGTCTCTTTTATCAGATCCATCGTATGTGCTGGTCTCTTCTATCAGATCCATCATGTGTGTTGGTCTCTTCTATCAGATCCATCGTGTGCGCTGGTCTCTTCTATCAGATCCATCGTGTGTGCTGGTCTCTTCTATCAGATCCATCATGTGTGTTGGTCTCTTCTATCAGATCCATCGTGTGCGCTGGTCTCTTCTATCAGATCCATCATGTGTGCTGGTCTCTTCTATCAGATCCATCATGTGCGCTGATCTCTTCTATCAGATCCATCATGTGCGCTGGTCTCTTCTATCAGATCCATCGTGTGTGCTGGTCTCTTCTATCAGATCCATCATGTGCGCTGATCTCTTCTATCAGATCCATCATGTGCGCTGGTCTCTTCTATCAGATCCATCGTGTGTGCTGGTCTCTTCTATCAGATCCATCATGTGCGCTGATCTCTTCTATCAGATCCATCATGTGCGCTGGTCTCTTCTATCAGATCCATCGTGTGTGCTGGTCTCTTCTATCAGATCCATCATGTGCGCTGATCTCTTCTATCAGATC
The DNA window shown above is from Engystomops pustulosus chromosome 1, aEngPut4.maternal, whole genome shotgun sequence and carries:
- the LOC140076475 gene encoding caspase-3-like; translated protein: MADPQNGTHTAQDNTDAGPFVSSHHVNVKGGMIKDQPSKFAHHFSYKMDYPEMGLCIIFNNKNFHPSTRMGMRNGTDLDASRLYNTFKSLGYKVDVYNDQKCADIYGRLKKVSEDDHSNRSSFVCALLSHGEDGKLYGVDDCLPIKNLTSLFRGDRCKTLVGKPKLFFIQACRGTDLDPGVETDSGGESSEETYRIPVEADFLYAYSTVPGYYSWRNTVNGSWFIQSLCEMLKLHGRSLELVQILTCVNHMVALEFESGSNHIEFHAKKQIPCVVSMLTKSLRFP